In a single window of the Olivibacter sp. SDN3 genome:
- a CDS encoding FAD-dependent oxidoreductase has translation MNRYLGTLAVAIICTMQALGIQKTYDLVVYGETAAGVVAAIQAGRMQQKVALIARGQHVGGMVTSGLTATDMNRNQLVGGVTREFYQRIYAYYEKANAWRNQDRESFMLSTLKRTYTGKNDSLRMQWVYESHVAEEILKEMLEEASVELIFGERLDLQAEVRKNKGYISEITMESGRSFGGKMFIDATYEGDLMARAGVSYIVGREANSAYKETLNGIRMNHVIGSDEKSVSPYVEVGNPASGLLPYIDGELWGAPGTADGRTQAYCYRLTLTDDPANRLEITKPAGYNAHWYEVLARKLQMQPETTLQQIITLTPMPNRKTDTNHLDFFGASYDYAEGDYTERQQIEQLHKDYALGMLWFLANDPRVTDTIRKEMKNWGLPKDEFLDTEHFPYQIYVREARRMIGSYVMTEHNIRGEEKVEAPQSVGLATYALDCHFVSQVVDSTGRLRYEGTMFEGVKPYPVSYQALIPKAEECKNLLVPICLSSSHVAYSSIRMEPVYMQLGQAAATAAALALKNENKAVQKVSYEKLRDQLLKDKQIIAVP, from the coding sequence CAGATATTTAGGAACGCTTGCGGTGGCGATCATCTGCACAATGCAAGCTTTGGGTATACAAAAGACATATGACTTAGTGGTTTATGGTGAAACTGCTGCTGGAGTTGTCGCAGCGATTCAGGCAGGTAGAATGCAGCAAAAGGTGGCGTTGATAGCACGCGGTCAACATGTGGGAGGAATGGTTACTTCGGGGCTTACGGCAACCGATATGAACAGAAATCAGCTGGTGGGGGGTGTCACCAGGGAATTCTATCAACGTATATATGCCTATTATGAAAAGGCAAATGCCTGGCGCAATCAGGATAGAGAAAGTTTTATGCTATCTACGCTTAAACGCACGTATACAGGAAAGAATGACTCGCTACGCATGCAGTGGGTATACGAATCACATGTGGCGGAAGAGATTTTGAAGGAGATGCTAGAGGAAGCGAGTGTAGAGCTGATTTTTGGTGAAAGGCTGGACTTACAGGCAGAGGTCAGGAAAAATAAAGGTTATATCAGCGAAATTACAATGGAAAGCGGACGCTCTTTCGGGGGGAAGATGTTCATTGACGCAACCTATGAGGGCGATCTGATGGCGCGGGCAGGGGTCTCTTATATCGTGGGTAGAGAAGCAAATAGTGCTTACAAAGAAACCTTGAACGGAATCCGTATGAATCACGTCATCGGATCGGATGAAAAATCGGTGAGCCCTTACGTGGAAGTGGGCAACCCAGCCAGTGGCCTGCTGCCTTATATAGACGGGGAACTGTGGGGAGCTCCGGGAACAGCCGATGGACGCACACAGGCTTATTGTTACCGCCTAACGCTTACGGATGATCCGGCGAATCGCCTGGAAATAACTAAACCCGCAGGGTATAACGCACACTGGTACGAGGTGCTGGCACGTAAACTGCAGATGCAACCGGAAACAACCTTACAGCAGATCATTACCTTAACACCCATGCCCAACAGAAAAACAGATACAAATCACCTCGACTTCTTTGGTGCAAGCTACGATTATGCAGAAGGGGACTATACAGAACGCCAGCAAATTGAACAGCTGCACAAGGATTATGCCTTGGGAATGTTGTGGTTTTTGGCTAATGATCCGAGGGTAACGGATACCATTCGGAAGGAAATGAAAAACTGGGGCTTACCGAAGGACGAATTTCTTGATACAGAACACTTTCCCTACCAGATTTATGTGCGGGAAGCCCGCCGTATGATCGGGTCTTATGTGATGACCGAACATAATATCAGGGGAGAAGAAAAGGTGGAAGCGCCACAATCGGTAGGATTGGCTACATATGCATTGGACTGCCATTTCGTTTCGCAGGTGGTAGATAGCACGGGTCGGCTCCGTTATGAGGGGACCATGTTTGAAGGCGTAAAACCTTATCCGGTCAGTTACCAGGCATTGATACCAAAAGCGGAAGAGTGTAAGAACCTGCTGGTACCTATCTGTTTGTCTTCGTCACATGTGGCTTATAGCTCTATCCGAATGGAACCAGTGTATATGCAATTGGGGCAAGCAGCGGCAACGGCTGCAGCCCTGGCACTGAAGAATGAAAACAAAGCGGTGCAGAAAGTAAGTTATGAGAAACTGCGTGACCAGTTGCTAAAGGATAAACAGATCATCGCCGTGCCTTAA
- a CDS encoding glycoside hydrolase family 2 TIM barrel-domain containing protein, with product MPIKMYMTGLMVVCLSVSCKKNLETYTAPEKVSEVQLANKKVQLAQNNGEWHLYKNGELFYIRGAAASASTATDPDYYCQLLSEYGGNAFRTYSVNENTQAMLDAAQAHGLVVALGLWVNREADNFDYDNEAAVQAQLEQLTVQVQQYKDHPALLMWYVGNEADASYTNTKLWDAINDICAMIHQKDPDHPVTTALVNSEQKKVELIKEKVTELDFLSINSYAPNLPSVITNLQAAEWDKPYIISEFGPRGTWQMNPEPDRILPWGNPKRLVEQTSTEKEQVYRTVFQDHIMANANNGCIGSFVFALGYQTHGEVLTWFGLNDIDGRAFGVLDAMHFCWTEEYPSNRAPQIHSRQDMLLNGMRAEDTVIIAPGSTNQATVVASDPDGDPLSYHWLIAPEGLGGPNNGPHPGIPNLIDEPMASEITFTAPGAGQYRLYVYVRDDHNKVASAVIPFLVE from the coding sequence ATGCCTATCAAAATGTACATGACAGGACTGATGGTGGTATGCCTATCGGTTTCCTGTAAGAAAAATTTAGAAACATATACCGCACCGGAAAAAGTAAGTGAGGTGCAACTGGCCAACAAAAAGGTGCAGTTAGCACAGAACAACGGAGAATGGCACCTGTACAAAAACGGGGAGCTCTTTTACATCCGGGGTGCAGCGGCCAGCGCGTCTACTGCGACAGATCCAGATTATTATTGCCAGTTACTAAGCGAATATGGAGGTAATGCTTTCCGCACCTATAGTGTGAACGAAAATACCCAAGCGATGTTGGATGCCGCACAGGCACATGGCCTGGTGGTGGCACTGGGTCTTTGGGTAAACCGAGAGGCAGATAATTTCGACTACGATAACGAGGCAGCAGTGCAGGCGCAGTTGGAACAATTGACGGTTCAGGTACAGCAGTATAAGGATCATCCTGCTCTGCTTATGTGGTACGTGGGAAACGAAGCAGACGCCTCATATACCAATACCAAGCTGTGGGATGCCATCAATGATATTTGCGCCATGATTCATCAGAAGGATCCAGATCATCCTGTTACAACGGCGTTGGTAAACTCAGAGCAGAAGAAGGTGGAACTGATCAAAGAGAAGGTAACTGAACTGGACTTCCTGTCGATAAATTCTTATGCGCCCAATTTGCCCAGTGTAATAACAAATCTACAGGCTGCTGAGTGGGATAAACCTTATATTATTTCGGAGTTCGGCCCGCGTGGCACCTGGCAGATGAACCCAGAGCCAGATCGTATACTGCCCTGGGGAAACCCAAAACGTTTGGTGGAGCAAACTAGCACGGAAAAGGAACAGGTTTACCGAACGGTTTTTCAAGACCATATCATGGCAAATGCCAATAATGGATGTATAGGTTCTTTCGTTTTTGCGCTCGGCTACCAAACCCATGGAGAGGTATTGACTTGGTTTGGGCTGAATGATATAGACGGACGGGCTTTTGGCGTATTGGATGCGATGCACTTCTGTTGGACTGAGGAATACCCTTCAAACCGGGCACCCCAGATCCATTCCCGGCAAGATATGCTGTTGAATGGTATGCGGGCGGAAGATACGGTGATAATAGCGCCGGGTAGCACGAACCAGGCGACGGTGGTGGCATCTGATCCGGATGGAGATCCCTTGAGCTATCATTGGCTGATTGCACCCGAAGGACTGGGAGGGCCCAATAATGGTCCGCACCCCGGTATCCCAAATTTAATTGATGAACCAATGGCCTCGGAAATTACATTTACAGCGCCCGGAGCAGGGCAATACCGGCTGTATGTGTATGTTCGGGATGATCATAATAAGGTAGCGAGTGCCGTTATCCCCTTTTTAGTTGAATAG
- a CDS encoding SRPBCC family protein produces the protein MLENKVSLHRVIKASPEKVYRAFTEALAIASWLPPYGFLCTVHEIDVRVGGTYKMSFQNFTTGNSHSFGGEYLEVKPNEFLKYSDKFDDPNLPDVMTTSLWLNKTSVGTELKVLQEGIPAVIPAEMCYLGWQESLEKLIKLVEPEIPDA, from the coding sequence ATGTTAGAGAATAAGGTCTCATTGCACAGAGTTATTAAAGCATCTCCAGAAAAGGTTTACCGGGCTTTCACGGAAGCCCTCGCCATTGCATCATGGTTGCCACCCTATGGTTTTCTTTGCACCGTTCATGAAATTGATGTTCGTGTAGGTGGCACTTATAAAATGTCGTTCCAAAACTTCACCACCGGCAATAGCCACTCGTTCGGAGGGGAATACTTAGAAGTGAAACCCAATGAATTCTTAAAGTATTCGGATAAATTTGACGATCCCAACCTGCCGGACGTAATGACAACGTCCCTGTGGCTTAACAAAACATCCGTAGGGACAGAATTAAAAGTGTTGCAGGAAGGAATACCTGCTGTGATTCCCGCAGAAATGTGTTATCTGGGCTGGCAGGAATCACTGGAAAAGCTAATCAAGTTGGTAGAACCTGAAATCCCAGATGCTTAA
- a CDS encoding helix-turn-helix domain-containing protein, with protein sequence MESEGTKVFFRNNLLFLRKRKKFSQEHLAKLLGFTRSKYTALENGQTENPLLADLIKISEFFSISVDRLLKTDLSYWSEYDLRKMETGGREYINGKNLRVLSITVTPDNRENMEYVPIKAKAGYSAGYADPEFLAALPKFSLPNLPSGGTYRMFPTTGDSMLPIPEGSEVVARYVQDWKTLNPATLCIVILRGEQDFVFKEVTVQKNGTLLLRSFNKNYAPYTVEANEVLEIWRYVKHQTDKLPEPETDLQEIKKMLADMQHKWTKE encoded by the coding sequence ATGGAAAGCGAAGGCACAAAAGTTTTTTTCAGGAACAATCTGCTTTTTCTGCGGAAGCGTAAAAAGTTCAGCCAGGAGCATCTTGCGAAGCTGCTGGGGTTCACGCGTAGCAAGTACACCGCACTGGAGAACGGGCAGACCGAAAACCCACTATTGGCAGATTTAATCAAGATATCGGAATTTTTTAGCATATCAGTGGATCGCCTTCTAAAAACCGATCTGAGCTACTGGAGCGAATACGATCTCCGCAAAATGGAAACCGGCGGTAGGGAATATATCAATGGTAAAAACCTGCGTGTACTTTCGATTACCGTCACGCCAGATAACCGGGAAAATATGGAATATGTACCGATCAAGGCCAAAGCCGGTTACAGTGCCGGTTATGCCGATCCAGAGTTTCTGGCGGCTCTGCCCAAGTTTTCTCTGCCCAACCTACCCAGTGGAGGTACCTACAGGATGTTCCCCACTACGGGAGATTCCATGTTGCCCATTCCAGAGGGGAGTGAGGTGGTGGCTCGTTACGTACAGGACTGGAAAACGCTAAACCCCGCTACATTATGTATTGTCATTCTCAGGGGCGAGCAAGACTTTGTTTTCAAGGAAGTCACCGTGCAGAAAAACGGCACATTGCTATTACGCTCCTTCAATAAAAACTACGCCCCCTATACGGTGGAGGCTAACGAGGTGCTGGAGATATGGCGATATGTCAAACACCAGACGGATAAACTGCCGGAACCGGAAACCGATCTACAAGAGATCAAAAAGATGCTAGCAGATATGCAGCATAAGTGGACGAAGGAATAG
- a CDS encoding HD domain-containing protein, translating to MDEGIETQGINHIMIIYDTLYGEFEIAPVIEALIASAPVQRLKKIHQGGAIFLIAPAINHSRYDHSIGVMYLVKHLGGNIEEQIAALLHDVSHTAFSHVVDYLFEREGEDYHEDLFRTVILESAIPDILLSHGYHVEDLFTKAYPLLEQPYPYLCADRVDYALRDSYMAGLMTIDEIRQFMRELTIRDGRITCENNVKLQWFRAKFRQLNEDYFRKPEYLYVNHHLADLLHHALYLEVIREEDLMGSDDELLALLNSHRLTHGGLSAIGRLLGFDTFDVEAAAAKLKTREL from the coding sequence GTGGACGAAGGAATAGAAACACAAGGAATAAATCATATAATGATCATATACGATACCCTGTATGGGGAATTTGAAATTGCACCGGTTATTGAGGCGCTTATCGCTTCGGCGCCTGTGCAGCGCCTGAAAAAAATCCATCAGGGTGGAGCTATCTTCCTTATAGCACCAGCTATCAACCATTCCCGTTACGACCATTCCATTGGCGTGATGTATCTGGTGAAGCATCTGGGCGGTAATATCGAAGAGCAGATCGCTGCGCTCCTGCATGATGTGTCGCATACCGCATTTTCGCATGTAGTCGATTATCTGTTCGAGCGCGAAGGGGAGGATTACCATGAAGATCTCTTCAGAACGGTCATTCTGGAATCTGCCATACCTGATATACTTTTAAGCCACGGCTACCATGTTGAAGACCTGTTTACCAAAGCCTATCCCTTGCTGGAACAGCCATATCCCTATCTGTGCGCAGATCGTGTGGATTATGCGCTGCGCGATTCGTACATGGCTGGGCTGATGACTATTGACGAGATCCGGCAGTTCATGCGGGAGCTTACCATACGTGATGGGCGTATCACCTGTGAGAACAATGTAAAACTGCAGTGGTTCAGGGCAAAATTCAGGCAGCTCAACGAAGATTACTTCCGTAAACCCGAATACCTATATGTCAACCATCACCTGGCAGATTTGCTTCATCATGCGCTGTACCTGGAAGTTATCCGGGAAGAAGACCTGATGGGCAGTGACGATGAGCTGCTTGCGCTGTTGAACAGCCACCGGCTCACACACGGAGGCCTGTCGGCAATAGGCCGGCTGTTAGGCTTTGACACATTTGATGTAGAAGCCGCTGCGGCGAAACTCAAAACGCGTGAGCTATAG